In Brassica napus cultivar Da-Ae chromosome C2, Da-Ae, whole genome shotgun sequence, the sequence CTTAATCAAAGCAAATATTGGTAGCTTCATAGTCTATTTAATATTCAAATACATTAACATGTACAATATTtaactaatatgtatatttttatatgatacaaatttatattaaatattcatTCTAACTGTTTAAATtgcttttttaatttttatcccGTCCGTAgacgggccgaccctagttgtTTTATACAAGACTGCCAACTTTCATTGTTTAGCACTGATTAATGTTCATGTAATAGTTAACTTAGTTCTAGGAAGGACAACTAGTTCTTCAAATTTCAGACGTCATTTTCACAAGACCTAGGTAAGTCGAGACACAAGACATTTATGATTTAGAACTAATTACAACTTAGATTATATCACGAATAAAGACAAACTACAAGAAGGGTGTTTCGTTTTCTATTATgatattagagagagagactggaGTAGACACTTGACCCTTGTGTGTACGAAACAAcgttctttttgaaaaaaacagagagagaaaaTATTCAGTCAGCGTCTCGCCGTCTCCGCAGTTGTCGGGACGTCCCTTGTTACACGAGGTCGCGGCTATACGTTTTATTTTGCcaacctttttttattttttttattttttctgccTACCTTTTtcgtttctttctttcctttcctttccattttattttatctttctcTATTTAGGAAGTTTCCTTCTCTGTTCATTAAAGCTCTAAAAAGGTAACTtgatatattgattttttttatatattgatccgcctgttgtgaatgaagaggagaacttgtgtgtattattaggtcgaccaactggtctttatatacatatggtaatgacggtctaagtactggatcgacatgagatcgtatttatccttaactagataatgactagcaatacgtaagataaacaccaactataatgtagataaacacaagagtagataggcgccagtatgatcctgcggatgggcttggcccgtcttgctacacgggctgataaatggatcgatcactaaatggtttataacactcccccttgatcgacacatccggtcaAGGTTCATTCATGCTTTGGATGTtacctcattaaaacctctcttgacaaacccaaaacccaatgtggtaaaagggaaaacaagacaggaaaaagagtacaacacatgaactccccctgatgaatgcATCACCGAAGATCATTCAGTCGACGCATGCCTTCCATAtgagcttcttgaacgttgaggttggtagtaacttggtgaagaggtcggctgaattCTCACTCGAACGGACTTGCAATACTTGGACCTCTCCTGCCTTCTGAAGCTCGTgtgtaaagaagaacttaggaaGAATATGTTTCGTCCTATCTCCTTTAATGTATCCATCCTTAAGCTGTGCGATGCATGCTGTGTTATCCTCGTATAGGATGGTCGGTGGATCCTTTCCTTTGATCATACCACAAGTGGTACGAATATGCTGTGTCATGGATCTCATCCATACACTCTCACGGCTGGCTTCATGCATGGCTAATATTTCTGCGTGGTTAGAGGATGTGGCTGCCATGGTTTGCTTCATGGACCGCCAGGATATAGCTGTCCCACCGTTTGTAAAAACATAACCAGTCTGAGATCTAGCATAATGTGGATCAGagagataacctgcatcagcaaaaccaACTAAATCTTCCTTAGATTTGTCAGTAAACATAAGACCCAAGTCTTTTgttccttgtaggtaacgaagtatatgtttaatcccgttccagtgcctttgggtcggacaggaGCTGAACCTAGAAAGTAAGTTCACAGCAAAGCTgatgtctggtcgtgtgtgGCCAGCTAAATACATcagagctcctatggcactgagataagACACTTCGGGACTACGGACTtcctcatttttcttcttcggaccaaATGGGTCAGTGTCCGGACCAAGACTTCTCACGATCATGGGGCTAgtcaatgggtgagactggtccatattaaatcttttgagtactttttctgtatatgtcttttgatgcacaagaattccatctttcatatactcaagttgcaatcccaaacaaaactttgtttttccaagatctttcatcatcatcatcatcatatccCGGGTCTCGAACCATGTTAGCTTCCGGGTTTCTTTTTAAGCTCTCCATGTAAAGCTAACACAAATGCTTAGGAGTTCGGCAATTCTTTGCCTAATGATTACCCATACCACATCTGTGGCATCGATCAGCTTTGATTTGTGGTTTAAAAGACACACTACGGCCTCAGCCACGACCACGGCTAAAGCCGGGTGTGGTACCGCGACCACGTCCTCGCCCGTGTGCTTTAAAAGAACCACGACCTCGTCCTTGACTTCTTCCACGGTTTGGACCGGGATGATCATTGTGTTGGACAAGGTTACTTTCTTTCTTTGGCTTTATAGCCAGCTTAGAGATGTCGGGTAATGGAGCTGTACCAGGAgttctcatctcactgtttttcAATAACAGTTCGTTGTTAGCTTCAGCCAACAAGAGACATTCTATCAACTCAGTATATGTGGCGAAATTCCTCTCTCTGTACTGCTGTTGCAATAGCATGTTGGTTTGAGGAAACGTGGAGAGAGTTTTATTAAGCATCTCTTCCTCGGTTACTTTTTCACCACATAACCTTAACAAGGACACAATTCTGAACAGGACTGAGTTGTACTCGTCTACTGATTTGTAGTCCAAGAACCTTATGTGTTTCCAATCATATtgagcctttggaagcaacaccgttttctggtggtcATATCTTCGCTGTAAAGCGATCCAAAGGTCATATGGATTTTCCATGGTCATGTACTGAGTTTTCAAGTTCTCTTGGAGATGGTGGCGTATCATGTAGATAGCTCTATACTTGTCTTTGTCACTGGAATTGTTGTCTTTGGTGATTGTGTCACCAAGATCTTTTGATCGCAGCATGATCTTTGCATCAAGCGCCCATTCCACGTAGTTGTCACCATTGCTTTTCAAAGCACTGAAATCAAGATTCGCAATCTTTGACatctgaaaaatatttgtagtttatccccattagtaagaaaataatcgGATCATTCACATACTCTTTCAGTCGGATACAAGCAATGCAagtaaataacaatatttttttttcaatgatcCAAACGATTTCATGTAtatgcaggaaggtaaagttaaacctatacatCTAGGATAAAGTTAAATCCATTGCATGAAATCTGATCAGTTTTATCAATTTTCGACATGAAAGTAAACTAATCAGTATGAATGATCTATCCTAATCAGATGATTTCATGTGATATgaggaaggtaaagttaaacctatacaaaatcgagataaagttaaatccatgcatgaaatcagattagtatacattttcaaaaaaatgcaatcatttcttacttttatttgttttcgatatttatcagattaaatataatgatttgataatgCTAGTATATCAGTAATAATccgaaatttatttattttcagataaatacTAGCAATTCCTATTCCTAGtaggattaggaaaaaaaataaatcgatatttttctgataaatgctgaaaatcctattttttttatttaagataaagatataaggttttttttttaaaaaaaatatgaaaatcgaattaaaatatataatatattgttttcagtcggatttatcaaaaaaatcggatttatctttaaaaatttcagatttatctataagaaaaatcggatttatcttaaaaatattaaaaaaaattctttcaaatttgaGACAGGTTCTAGTCGATTTCAACATATCAGAGAAAGACTTTAAACATTCAAGAACAAGTTTCTAATGCAAGCAAACAATCAGATTAAGTTGATGCAGCAGTCggatatgtaaaaaaatttggTGTAATTGTCAACCTAAAAGGTTCTAGCAATTAACTCAcatcaggaaaaaaaaaccaaacaagCTTAAACAGGGTGAAACAAGACGAGATTTAAGCTTTGAaaatagattagggttttaaattttattctgCAAAGACATACGGCTAGATGTAGCTGTATGTATGCGGTTGAGGGTTTAAAtcctttttggttttgttttgagttttctgaAGATACTTGAACCTTTTGTGATGAGTTGAACGGTCTGTGAGGAGAGAGAGCTGCTGCTGTTTGCTGACAGAGAGAAAAGGAGGCGACTGGAAGAGCTTTAGGAGTCGCTGGAAAATAGCAAGAGATCGTTTGGTTTCTGATTTATAGGTGGTGGATTTTTGGAAGGGTTTAGAGACAaggtcgtgctgataacgtgttgtgaatgaagagggaacttgtgtgtattattaggtcgaccaactggtttttatatacatatggtaatgacggtctaagtactggatcgacatgagatcgtacttatccttaactagataatgactagcaatacgtaagataaacaccaactataatgtagataaacacaagagtagataggcgCCAGTATGATCCTGCGGATGGGCTTGACCCGTCTTGCTACACGGGCTGATAAATGGGTCGATGGTTTATAACAGCCCCTAAGCATTTGaagaattttcataaaataaatggTAGGAGAAATTTATAGTTTGGATCAAAGCGTTTAGAATATATATCGTATGAGATCGATGCGTTAGAATATAGTGTATGTAATAATGTAAATAATCGAAGACAAAAACGTAACGTATGTGTATTGTTTTCATTCTCCATTTTACATTGTTGAGGCGATTCGAGACcgacatatatatttttattatacttCTTTATGGATATCGATTCGATTTTTGAGATACTTTATGTTTAAAACTGGAAGTTGATATATAGACAAATTGCATATATTAGTCTATATGAGATTTTAAATTATGAGATTCAATACGTATGTTTTCTCTGGAACCGACCTGACCAGGCCGTAGggcatttcaaaaaaaaaaaaaaattatgagtgCCCAATATGTTGTGAAGAAAAAGAATAGCATGCATGGCTCTGGAACTATATTATTAACAAGAACACACATATGTACACTACTACGCATACACTTATAAACTAAATTAGCAGGGTGTCTGACTCATAAACTCTTAACTACCTACTAGATTTACATGTAATTCAGTTTTGATACCAAGAAAATATTCGAAGTATTCAATTTCAAAATGACTAGTGATAATCACTGTCCACTGAAGTAGTATAATTCATGACATTAAGTCTTTAATCACGTTGATCGATCATGTTTTCTCTTCTTAGCTAATATGAAAAGTACTTTATTACTCTCATTATTAGCTGTTCTTGTATTAAAGTAAAATGCATACAAACCACAAATCTTGTCGGGACAAATCGAAACTCCACTTTAGATCTTTTCACCTTTCTTGTACGGAAGAGACAATGTACAGTGTCGTGAAAGTAACGGAAAagtctatatttatttataacatagagattccttatataggagattacaccgtcatagataaatggaaagaatataaatcataattcaactagaaaaaatgaaaacataaagacataaggaaaaggaaaagctggccgactctctctttTTTGGACCGCTGATggtataatctcttggttatgagccatccacaatctggttcataacactttccattggatgccataaccagttagagcttgtaatgtgctttaatgttgcctcattaaaaccttaccaggaaaacccaattgggacaaaaccatggtgaaggaaaaagagcacaacacacattactccccctgatttggatattactgaaggtcccttggacctctccaattttctgcaatccgtgggtgatgaagatcttgggcagaatatgtttcgtcctcgaacatgatagttggttcttctttaccatcagacatgccacaatctgatcgaacatattgagtcatcgacctcaaatacacacacacgaaatcttggatgatgttgctgtgatatgcgtgtaccaccatgtgtaaaagataacctgtctgaaaaacaaatcaacaaaaccaaataacccctctttgggctggttagtataaaataaaccaaaatcaaaggcttcttcatcgtccttcttatggaccaaacatatcagtatctaaaacaagacttctgcatcgtccatctcaggactaaatggacttctttatcatccacctttggactgaatggatcagtgtccaaaacaagtgatctcacgcccatgtactagataatgggtgagactggtccatattaaatctcttgagtacccttttctgtgtataatatttgatgcacaaggatttcattgttaatgtactcaagctgtaatcccaaacaaaactttgttttccaagatctttcatctcaaactctttcttgggatattcaactgtttgggaaattgtatccagaggttcctaggatattcagatcatatactttatcaatattgttctcgagaacttgttgttctttcagctcaataccctatagtactttcattatccagtggaccatataaatatgcagtcactacatcaatttgttgcaagtctaattttctctcttatatagccagacttatgagaaatataaaagtagttgcatccaccacatgggagtatgtctcctcataatctattacttgtctttgtgagaatccttgtgcaacatcagctttatatctcacgatttctatttctcacaagacccatttatatccactggttttaacttcatatggcgtcttaatcatatggccaaatacacctttcttctttaaactatttaaccccacgtttccattcaatccaatctgttttACGagtgcactcttatattgacgtgggttcatgatcctcgcttatattcataaattcaagtgctaccttgtatgcaaataaatcatcttatgtggacattccttattggttccattatgttccagacatgatataatcgattgagattcattattataaggacctttaatactttgcagcttggcgtcctaagctacattgtttggtacatgtaccttagagccgaccgaccttatctccatgtctgggatggtttccttagtaacctcggatttggattttgattatcattctctgcacatttcttttgtttccgaggattcttatattttggaacctattggtctaccacgtttcatacgttgtctatactctgtagcaacttgattgtgtctcttcttggacatcaaatttgTTGGTgttttacaagctggtttatatatgacttagtcattctttttcgggtcagcaaatgtgtatGGCATTTGATTAgatagctttgtaaatgtataatctttggacgtctatttcacattctttagtccgaggatctttccaagacattgatggttgattccattctatttcttttaccattcttttaccagctttattatttttctcctcctggtcttaaaataatccgtgtacctggcctcaaatataatcacccatagttggctcaaagtactttattattgtgggagaatcatatccaacatatatccccatcctccttttgaggtcccatcttagttctctgtggtggagcaattagtacatagacatcacatccaaatgtcttatgatggggtatgtctggctcttgacccgttaataattatgataggggatatctatgctcactaaatggtctgatgcgtattaacttaggtgcatgtaaatttcgtgtggcccaagctgtgaatgagagttttgacctcataagttatgatatatcaatcagctatttgcgttttaaaagatttcggccaagccgttcttggtatggacatgtatcacagaattatCCACACTtaccccatggacataccataatcatttaaacccTTGGGACaggtattcaccagtattatctagacatatagtctttattatgaaaaaggggctcgtagccgttttactggtgatggcctaatgagtttcccttgtgtacatgctacacacgtgagattctttgggataactcttcttatcttttaatgtgtgccttttgaatatcaatttttgcatcatgtttggaccaggatggtcaatccggtcgtgccataaagtgtatatttttgcAGGCTTTTaacctctatcatactgatctatgcatagtctaggtcagtagagaatgcatatatagtctttaggacttattatggccttgggcgattttatacatatatctgaaggaactctttgttttcttcacccattgtttcaatatggaaaccattcattcttatatctttaaaactcaataggctgctgctcttagagctgggtgaatataagacatcactgatttgtagatgcatacccttaggcaataatatattagactagccatagtcttctttcagactggcgatatctgctttagtacttatattggcatttttcagtgtactcatatagaaaaatcattcattcatttaatctaagcagacaatgtaatagaaataaattcaaatagataaaaatcagagaaagcatacaagcaaagcaatcacacaagtttgatgtcgaaatcagattatcaacttgattcttttaggcaataataagtctcatattccataggatcatcttgatcatgttcgaaattattttcaccatctttatggaccaagtgggtttcaggattcttccctttcagactttctttgggagtccttcatatctaagcccaatggttccccattccacatctatggcacactgatttggttgagctttgtggtttaaaggatataccaccactacaagaaaacgtgggAGTAACGACTACGATTTACGACTTTAAATGTGCAGTCGTAAATTACCTTCGACTTTACGACTAAGTTACGACTACCTGAATGTTCGTCGTAACTTAGACGTAATTTTACTACTAATAGTTATCGTCGCAAATTGGCCGTAAATTAACTTCTCGTTTACGACTACACTTTAATGTAGTCGTAAAGTAGTCGTAAATATACGACTAAGAAACATCGACGCTGTACCATCTGATTAACGACCAATTTACGAGGAATGCAGTTGCACATTGGTGGTTACGTTATTATCAaacgtaaattcgttgtaaaccCAAAATCGAAATTTCCCTATGAATATGATCTTCTCCCTCATTCTTAagatgcacaaaaaaaaaacgagaaagtgtaaaaaaaaatgtctagAAATATCTATGAGCTTCGGAGTTGGATGTATGCGCATAAAGATTCAAGCGGAAGAGTAACAGAAGAATTTCTCAACGGAGCAGAGATGTTCATGTACCACGCTGGACAAACGTCTCTCACACTAGAAATGGGTAAAATGTTTTGTCCCTGTCGTAAATGCAACAATACCAAGTTTGCTGCTAGTGAAACGGTTTGGAAACATATAGTAAATAGAGGTTTTACTCCACATTACTATAACTGGTTTAACCACGGAGAAACTGATAAtaggaatgaagctagtagtagtaatcaAGTTGAAAATGTTCGTAACAGAGAGGAACCACATTTACCTTATGAAAGTTTTAACCTTCAAGAGGATcatatggtagatcatgataggatgcatgatatGGTTACAGATGCATTTCGTGAAACAAGATCAGTAATAGAGGAGGTAGAAAATGTAGAGGggcctaatttggatgcaaaaagattTTATGAGATGCTAGCAGCAGCTAATGAGCCAATTTATgaaggttgtagagaaggtctttctaaattatcattagcagctaggatgatgaatatcaaaaTTGATCATAACTTACCTGAAGTTTGTATGGATGCATGGgctgagttgtttaaagagtatttgcctgAAGATAATCAGtgtgctgaatcttattatgagattcagaaactggttcaTAGCCTTGGTttaccttcggagatgattgatgtgtgTATAGACAACTGTATGATATACTGGGGAGAAAATGCAGAATTGTTAGAGTGTAAAttttgcaagaagccacgatataAACTGCAAGGACGTGGGCGGAATAGGGTGCCATACCAGTGGATGTGGTACTTACCTATCAAGGATAGATTGAtgagattatatcaatctgaaaaGACGGCAGCAgcgatgagatggcatgcataACATACTCAGAAGGAAGGCGAGATCAATCATCCCTctgatgcaaaagcgtggaaacaCTTGAATTCGGTGTAACCTGATTTTGCAAGCAACCCCCGCAACGTTTATCTTGGGCTCTGCACAGATGgctttagtccatttggaatgtttGGAAGACAATATTCGCTTTGGCCAGTTTTCTTAACGCCATACAACCT encodes:
- the LOC106412715 gene encoding uncharacterized protein LOC106412715: MSKIANLDFSALKSNGDNYVEWALDAKIMLRSKDLGDTITKDNNSSDKDKYRAIYMIRHHLQENLKTQYMTMENPYDLWIALQRRYDHQKTVLLPKAQYDWKHIRFLDYKSVDEYNSVLFRIVSLLRLCGEKVTEEEMLNKTLSTFPQTNMLLQQQYRERNFATYTELIECLLLAEANNELLLKNSEMRTPGTAPLPDISKLAIKPKKESNLVQHNDHPGPNRGRSQGRGRGSFKAHGRGRGRGTTPGFSRGRG